The Chlorocebus sabaeus isolate Y175 chromosome 9, mChlSab1.0.hap1, whole genome shotgun sequence genome includes a window with the following:
- the IL15RA gene encoding interleukin-15 receptor subunit alpha isoform X3 yields MAPRRARGSRTLGLPALLLLLLLRPPATRGITCPPPVSVEHADIRVKSYSLYSRERYICNSGFKRKAGTSSLTECVLNKATNIAHWTTPSLKCIRDPLLARQRPAPPFTVTTAGVTPQPESLSPSGKEPAASSPSSNTTAATTAAIVPSSRLTPSTSPSTGTTEIGSHESSHGPSQTTAKTWELTASASHQPPGVYPQGHSDTTVAISTSTVLLCGLSAVSLLACYIKSRVLLCCPGWSAMVRSNLSLLQPPPPGFK; encoded by the exons ATGGCCCCGCGGCGGGCGCGCGGCTCCCGGACCCTCGGCCTCCcggcgctgctgctgctgctgctgctccggCCGCCAGCGACGCGGG GCATCACGTGCCCTCCCCCAGTGTCCGTGGAACACGCAGACATCCGGGTCAAGAGCTACAGCTTGTACTCCAGGGAGCGGTACATTTGTAACTCTGGTTTCAAGCGTAAAGCCGGCACGTCCAGCCTGACTGAGTGCGTGCTGAACAAGGCCACGAACATCGCTCACTGGACAACTCCCAGTCTCAAATGCATTA GAGACCCTCTCCTGGCTCGCCAAAGGCCAGCGCCACCCTTCACAGTAACGACGGCAGGGGTGACCCCACAGCCAGAGAGCCTCTCCCCTTCTGGAAAAG AGCCCGCAGCTTCATCTCCCAGCTCAAACACCACAGCGGCCACAACAGCAGCTATTGTCCCGAGCTCCCGGCTGACGCCTTCCACATCACCTTCCACAGGAACCACAGAGATAGGCAGTCATGAGTCCTCCCATGGCCCCTCTCAGACAACAGCCAAGACCTGGGAACTCACGGCGTCCGCCTCCCACCAGCCGCCAG GTGTGTATCCACAGGGCCACAGCGACACCACTG TGGCTATCTCCACATCCACCGTCCTGCTGTGTGGACTGAGCGCTGTGTCTCTCCTGGCATGCTACATCAAGTCAAG agtcttgctctgctgtccaggctggagtgcaatggtgcgatccaatctcagcttactgcaacctccacctcctgggttcaagtga
- the IL15RA gene encoding interleukin-15 receptor subunit alpha isoform X6, translated as MAPRRARGSRTLGLPALLLLLLLRPPATRGITCPPPVSVEHADIRVKSYSLYSRERYICNSGFKRKAGTSSLTECVLNKATNIAHWTTPSLKCIRDPLLARQRPAPPFTVTTAGVTPQPESLSPSGKGVYPQGHSDTTVAISTSTVLLCGLSAVSLLACYIKSRQTPPPASIEMEAIEALPVTGETSSRDEDLENCSHDL; from the exons ATGGCCCCGCGGCGGGCGCGCGGCTCCCGGACCCTCGGCCTCCcggcgctgctgctgctgctgctgctccggCCGCCAGCGACGCGGG GCATCACGTGCCCTCCCCCAGTGTCCGTGGAACACGCAGACATCCGGGTCAAGAGCTACAGCTTGTACTCCAGGGAGCGGTACATTTGTAACTCTGGTTTCAAGCGTAAAGCCGGCACGTCCAGCCTGACTGAGTGCGTGCTGAACAAGGCCACGAACATCGCTCACTGGACAACTCCCAGTCTCAAATGCATTA GAGACCCTCTCCTGGCTCGCCAAAGGCCAGCGCCACCCTTCACAGTAACGACGGCAGGGGTGACCCCACAGCCAGAGAGCCTCTCCCCTTCTGGAAAAG GTGTGTATCCACAGGGCCACAGCGACACCACTG TGGCTATCTCCACATCCACCGTCCTGCTGTGTGGACTGAGCGCTGTGTCTCTCCTGGCATGCTACATCAAGTCAAG GCAAACTCCCCCGCCGGCCAGCATTGAAATGGAAGCCATTGAGGCTCTGCCGGTGACTGGGGAGACCAGCAGCAGAGATGAAGACTTGGAAAACTGCTCTCACGACCTCTGA
- the IL15RA gene encoding interleukin-15 receptor subunit alpha isoform X7 yields MAPRRARGSRTLGLPALLLLLLLRPPATRGITCPPPVSVEHADIRVKSYSLYSRERYICNSGFKRKAGTSSLTECVLNKATNIAHWTTPSLKCIRDPLLARQRPAPPFTVTTAGVTPQPESLSPSGKEPAASSPSSNTTAATTAAIVPSSRLTPSTSPSTGTTEIGSHESSHGPSQTTAKTWELTASASHQPPGVYPQGHSDTTVAISTSTVLLCGLSAVSLLACYIKSRQTPPPASIEMEAIEALPVTGETSSRDEDLENCSHDL; encoded by the exons ATGGCCCCGCGGCGGGCGCGCGGCTCCCGGACCCTCGGCCTCCcggcgctgctgctgctgctgctgctccggCCGCCAGCGACGCGGG GCATCACGTGCCCTCCCCCAGTGTCCGTGGAACACGCAGACATCCGGGTCAAGAGCTACAGCTTGTACTCCAGGGAGCGGTACATTTGTAACTCTGGTTTCAAGCGTAAAGCCGGCACGTCCAGCCTGACTGAGTGCGTGCTGAACAAGGCCACGAACATCGCTCACTGGACAACTCCCAGTCTCAAATGCATTA GAGACCCTCTCCTGGCTCGCCAAAGGCCAGCGCCACCCTTCACAGTAACGACGGCAGGGGTGACCCCACAGCCAGAGAGCCTCTCCCCTTCTGGAAAAG AGCCCGCAGCTTCATCTCCCAGCTCAAACACCACAGCGGCCACAACAGCAGCTATTGTCCCGAGCTCCCGGCTGACGCCTTCCACATCACCTTCCACAGGAACCACAGAGATAGGCAGTCATGAGTCCTCCCATGGCCCCTCTCAGACAACAGCCAAGACCTGGGAACTCACGGCGTCCGCCTCCCACCAGCCGCCAG GTGTGTATCCACAGGGCCACAGCGACACCACTG TGGCTATCTCCACATCCACCGTCCTGCTGTGTGGACTGAGCGCTGTGTCTCTCCTGGCATGCTACATCAAGTCAAG GCAAACTCCCCCGCCGGCCAGCATTGAAATGGAAGCCATTGAGGCTCTGCCGGTGACTGGGGAGACCAGCAGCAGAGATGAAGACTTGGAAAACTGCTCTCACGACCTCTGA
- the IL15RA gene encoding interleukin-15 receptor subunit alpha isoform X1 produces the protein MAPRRARGSRTLGLPALLLLLLLRPPATRGITCPPPVSVEHADIRVKSYSLYSRERYICNSGFKRKAGTSSLTECVLNKATNIAHWTTPSLKCINPLLARQRPAPPFTVTTAGVTPQPESLSPSGKEPAASSPSSNTTAATTAAIVPSSRLTPSTSPSTGTTEIGSHESSHGPSQTTAKTWELTASASHQPPGVYPQGHSDTTVAISTSTVLLCGLSAVSLLACYIKSRQTPPPASIEMEAIEALPVTGETSSRDEDLENCSHDL, from the exons ATGGCCCCGCGGCGGGCGCGCGGCTCCCGGACCCTCGGCCTCCcggcgctgctgctgctgctgctgctccggCCGCCAGCGACGCGGG GCATCACGTGCCCTCCCCCAGTGTCCGTGGAACACGCAGACATCCGGGTCAAGAGCTACAGCTTGTACTCCAGGGAGCGGTACATTTGTAACTCTGGTTTCAAGCGTAAAGCCGGCACGTCCAGCCTGACTGAGTGCGTGCTGAACAAGGCCACGAACATCGCTCACTGGACAACTCCCAGTCTCAAATGCATTA ACCCTCTCCTGGCTCGCCAAAGGCCAGCGCCACCCTTCACAGTAACGACGGCAGGGGTGACCCCACAGCCAGAGAGCCTCTCCCCTTCTGGAAAAG AGCCCGCAGCTTCATCTCCCAGCTCAAACACCACAGCGGCCACAACAGCAGCTATTGTCCCGAGCTCCCGGCTGACGCCTTCCACATCACCTTCCACAGGAACCACAGAGATAGGCAGTCATGAGTCCTCCCATGGCCCCTCTCAGACAACAGCCAAGACCTGGGAACTCACGGCGTCCGCCTCCCACCAGCCGCCAG GTGTGTATCCACAGGGCCACAGCGACACCACTG TGGCTATCTCCACATCCACCGTCCTGCTGTGTGGACTGAGCGCTGTGTCTCTCCTGGCATGCTACATCAAGTCAAG GCAAACTCCCCCGCCGGCCAGCATTGAAATGGAAGCCATTGAGGCTCTGCCGGTGACTGGGGAGACCAGCAGCAGAGATGAAGACTTGGAAAACTGCTCTCACGACCTCTGA
- the IL15RA gene encoding interleukin-15 receptor subunit alpha isoform X5, translated as MAPRRARGSRTLGLPALLLLLLLRPPATRGITCPPPVSVEHADIRVKSYSLYSRERYICNSGFKRKAGTSSLTECVLNKATNIAHWTTPSLKCIKPAASSPSSNTTAATTAAIVPSSRLTPSTSPSTGTTEIGSHESSHGPSQTTAKTWELTASASHQPPGVYPQGHSDTTVAISTSTVLLCGLSAVSLLACYIKSRQTPPPASIEMEAIEALPVTGETSSRDEDLENCSHDL; from the exons ATGGCCCCGCGGCGGGCGCGCGGCTCCCGGACCCTCGGCCTCCcggcgctgctgctgctgctgctgctccggCCGCCAGCGACGCGGG GCATCACGTGCCCTCCCCCAGTGTCCGTGGAACACGCAGACATCCGGGTCAAGAGCTACAGCTTGTACTCCAGGGAGCGGTACATTTGTAACTCTGGTTTCAAGCGTAAAGCCGGCACGTCCAGCCTGACTGAGTGCGTGCTGAACAAGGCCACGAACATCGCTCACTGGACAACTCCCAGTCTCAAATGCATTA AGCCCGCAGCTTCATCTCCCAGCTCAAACACCACAGCGGCCACAACAGCAGCTATTGTCCCGAGCTCCCGGCTGACGCCTTCCACATCACCTTCCACAGGAACCACAGAGATAGGCAGTCATGAGTCCTCCCATGGCCCCTCTCAGACAACAGCCAAGACCTGGGAACTCACGGCGTCCGCCTCCCACCAGCCGCCAG GTGTGTATCCACAGGGCCACAGCGACACCACTG TGGCTATCTCCACATCCACCGTCCTGCTGTGTGGACTGAGCGCTGTGTCTCTCCTGGCATGCTACATCAAGTCAAG GCAAACTCCCCCGCCGGCCAGCATTGAAATGGAAGCCATTGAGGCTCTGCCGGTGACTGGGGAGACCAGCAGCAGAGATGAAGACTTGGAAAACTGCTCTCACGACCTCTGA
- the IL15RA gene encoding interleukin-15 receptor subunit alpha isoform X2, which produces MAPRRARGSRTLGLPALLLLLLLRPPATRGITCPPPVSVEHADIRVKSYSLYSRERYICNSGFKRKAGTSSLTECVLNKATNIAHWTTPSLKCIRDPLLARQRPAPPFTVTTAGVTPQPESLSPSGKEPAASSPSSNTTAATTAAIVPSSRLTPSTSPSTGTTEIGSHESSHGPSQTTAKTWELTASASHQPPGVYPQGHSDTTVAISTSTVLLCGLSAVSLLACYIKSRASVCSCHPHSAGHAQWEASVDLRPNPSSFQNL; this is translated from the exons ATGGCCCCGCGGCGGGCGCGCGGCTCCCGGACCCTCGGCCTCCcggcgctgctgctgctgctgctgctccggCCGCCAGCGACGCGGG GCATCACGTGCCCTCCCCCAGTGTCCGTGGAACACGCAGACATCCGGGTCAAGAGCTACAGCTTGTACTCCAGGGAGCGGTACATTTGTAACTCTGGTTTCAAGCGTAAAGCCGGCACGTCCAGCCTGACTGAGTGCGTGCTGAACAAGGCCACGAACATCGCTCACTGGACAACTCCCAGTCTCAAATGCATTA GAGACCCTCTCCTGGCTCGCCAAAGGCCAGCGCCACCCTTCACAGTAACGACGGCAGGGGTGACCCCACAGCCAGAGAGCCTCTCCCCTTCTGGAAAAG AGCCCGCAGCTTCATCTCCCAGCTCAAACACCACAGCGGCCACAACAGCAGCTATTGTCCCGAGCTCCCGGCTGACGCCTTCCACATCACCTTCCACAGGAACCACAGAGATAGGCAGTCATGAGTCCTCCCATGGCCCCTCTCAGACAACAGCCAAGACCTGGGAACTCACGGCGTCCGCCTCCCACCAGCCGCCAG GTGTGTATCCACAGGGCCACAGCGACACCACTG TGGCTATCTCCACATCCACCGTCCTGCTGTGTGGACTGAGCGCTGTGTCTCTCCTGGCATGCTACATCAAGTCAAG GGCCTCTGTCTGCTCCTGCCATCCCCACAGTGCTGGACATGCTCAATGGGAAGCATCTGTTGATTTGAGGCCAAACCCCTCCTCTTTTCAAAACCTATGA
- the IL15RA gene encoding interleukin-15 receptor subunit alpha isoform X4: MAPRRARGSRTLGLPALLLLLLLRPPATRGITCPPPVSVEHADIRVKSYSLYSRERYICNSGFKRKAGTSSLTECVLNKATNIAHWTTPSLKCIRDPLLARQRPAPPFTVTTAGVTPQPESLSPSGKEPAASSPSSNTTAATTAAIVPSSRLTPSTSPSTGTTEIGSHESSHGPSQTTAKTWELTASASHQPPGVYPQGHSDTTGRKQHLLPDFQASFQRDCTNKHIEDKECWTVASFLLFGTVFVSTCWHTS; encoded by the exons ATGGCCCCGCGGCGGGCGCGCGGCTCCCGGACCCTCGGCCTCCcggcgctgctgctgctgctgctgctccggCCGCCAGCGACGCGGG GCATCACGTGCCCTCCCCCAGTGTCCGTGGAACACGCAGACATCCGGGTCAAGAGCTACAGCTTGTACTCCAGGGAGCGGTACATTTGTAACTCTGGTTTCAAGCGTAAAGCCGGCACGTCCAGCCTGACTGAGTGCGTGCTGAACAAGGCCACGAACATCGCTCACTGGACAACTCCCAGTCTCAAATGCATTA GAGACCCTCTCCTGGCTCGCCAAAGGCCAGCGCCACCCTTCACAGTAACGACGGCAGGGGTGACCCCACAGCCAGAGAGCCTCTCCCCTTCTGGAAAAG AGCCCGCAGCTTCATCTCCCAGCTCAAACACCACAGCGGCCACAACAGCAGCTATTGTCCCGAGCTCCCGGCTGACGCCTTCCACATCACCTTCCACAGGAACCACAGAGATAGGCAGTCATGAGTCCTCCCATGGCCCCTCTCAGACAACAGCCAAGACCTGGGAACTCACGGCGTCCGCCTCCCACCAGCCGCCAG GTGTGTATCCACAGGGCCACAGCGACACCACTG GAAGGAAGCAACACTTGCTGCCAGATTTCCAGGCATCCTTCCAGAGAGACTGTACAAATAAACACATAGAGGATAAGGAATGCTGGACGGTTGCTTCATTTCTTCTGTTCGGTACCGTGTTTGTTTCCACTTGCTGGCATACCTCGTAG